In a single window of the Pseudomonas sp. B21-015 genome:
- a CDS encoding ImmA/IrrE family metallo-endopeptidase, with translation MNRESIQQAVHRLHKEIWDNQERLWPNRHLTPFQMLAPEVAAHILGLDYQLLPNLGSPLFGREGERFKAAGLMNRSIRRIAVSTEFPMNVIRFTGAHEVGHFVLHEDEVMHRDKPLDGSARGQSRPPKEREADYFAACFLIPARLLLDAFAAQFQMKGPFPFTDTTCYHLNPSDPWSLLNAERDSLDREISLARCARFNNRNLIPLSVQFGVSDIAMAIRIKELQLVRWP, from the coding sequence ATGAATCGTGAAAGTATCCAGCAAGCAGTCCATCGTCTTCATAAAGAAATTTGGGACAACCAAGAACGCTTATGGCCAAACCGACACCTGACGCCATTTCAGATGCTGGCCCCCGAGGTCGCGGCCCATATTTTAGGACTTGATTACCAGCTCCTTCCTAATCTGGGCTCTCCACTCTTCGGGCGAGAGGGAGAGCGCTTCAAGGCTGCTGGTTTAATGAATCGCTCGATTCGACGCATAGCAGTTTCCACCGAATTCCCAATGAATGTAATCCGGTTCACTGGCGCTCATGAGGTCGGTCACTTTGTGCTTCATGAAGATGAGGTGATGCATCGTGATAAGCCTTTGGACGGATCGGCACGAGGACAAAGTCGCCCTCCCAAGGAAAGGGAGGCTGATTACTTTGCGGCGTGTTTTTTGATACCAGCCCGACTTCTACTGGATGCTTTTGCTGCCCAATTTCAAATGAAGGGCCCCTTCCCCTTCACCGATACCACCTGTTACCACCTCAACCCTTCAGATCCATGGTCGCTTCTGAACGCAGAAAGGGATTCGCTTGATCGAGAGATTTCGCTGGCAAGGTGTGCCCGGTTCAACAACCGTAATTTGATTCCACTTTCGGTTCAATTTGGGGTTTCGGATATTGCGATGGCGATTCGAATCAAGGAGCTTCAGCTAGTACGCTGGCCTTAG
- a CDS encoding LysR family transcriptional regulator: protein MLDWDSLRFFSAFAREGSLAGAARSLGVEHATVARRIAALEASLNMKLVDRRGRVYQLTEDGVRVNEYAAQMEIASFALQRFVDREESRIEGEVILSAPPAYLGALVARRLGALRERHPRLQLRLVGAKSIASLERKETDIAITFSRPEEKSVVAKSLGFLRFFPYASQDYITQRKSDKYEFIGYDRSMGDSIQQRWLLDHLEGRPLSVTSNDLRIQALAAVGNAGIVFLPDFLGKEYRLARVDMDHSPLELPVWLAFHEDLRGSLKIRVVLDFLMEGLGSVAAPP, encoded by the coding sequence ATGCTTGACTGGGATAGCCTGCGCTTTTTCTCTGCCTTTGCTCGTGAAGGATCCCTGGCTGGTGCCGCACGTTCACTAGGAGTGGAGCACGCAACCGTAGCTCGCAGGATCGCGGCCCTCGAAGCATCTCTGAACATGAAGCTAGTGGATCGCAGAGGCCGTGTTTACCAGCTAACTGAAGACGGGGTCAGGGTAAACGAATATGCCGCGCAGATGGAGATCGCGTCATTTGCGCTTCAGCGATTCGTTGACCGCGAGGAAAGTCGCATTGAGGGTGAGGTCATCTTGTCTGCACCTCCTGCATACCTCGGGGCTCTGGTAGCTCGGCGACTCGGGGCGTTACGCGAACGTCATCCCCGGTTGCAACTGAGGCTCGTTGGCGCCAAGTCCATCGCGTCATTGGAGAGGAAAGAAACCGATATTGCCATTACCTTCAGCAGGCCGGAAGAAAAGAGCGTTGTTGCCAAAAGCCTAGGCTTTTTGCGCTTTTTCCCTTACGCAAGTCAGGATTACATCACTCAACGAAAATCTGACAAGTATGAGTTTATAGGCTATGACCGGAGCATGGGCGATTCGATACAGCAACGATGGCTCTTAGATCACCTGGAAGGGAGACCGCTCTCCGTTACCAGCAATGATCTGCGCATCCAGGCATTAGCCGCCGTAGGGAACGCAGGCATCGTTTTCCTCCCGGATTTTTTAGGGAAAGAATATCGGCTGGCAAGAGTAGATATGGATCATAGTCCGCTGGAGCTACCGGTCTGGCTCGCGTTTCATGAAGATCTACGCGGCTCTCTAAAAATCCGAGTAGTTCTCGATTTCCTCATGGAGGGGCTAGGGTCTGTTGCCGCTCCGCCATAA
- the tnpA gene encoding IS66-like element accessory protein TnpA: MQSTRRSYSKSFKAQVIQECAQPGASIANVALSHSLNANLVHKWIRLQSQNSLVLQPAFIPVTVPSSASRPDITPAMICLEIPHPRGTVKVNWPSENAAACATFLRDLLR, from the coding sequence ATGCAGTCAACACGCCGTTCCTATTCCAAATCCTTCAAGGCCCAGGTCATTCAAGAGTGTGCCCAGCCCGGCGCTTCGATTGCCAATGTTGCACTGAGCCATAGCCTCAACGCGAACCTCGTCCATAAGTGGATTCGGCTGCAATCGCAAAATAGTCTTGTCCTGCAACCTGCATTTATTCCGGTGACAGTGCCGTCGTCGGCGTCACGACCGGATATCACCCCAGCCATGATCTGTCTCGAAATTCCACACCCGCGCGGCACCGTCAAAGTGAACTGGCCAAGCGAAAATGCTGCTGCCTGCGCGACCTTTCTTCGAGACCTGCTGCGATGA
- a CDS encoding MFS transporter, producing MSSNYSKQGSLAVYRTAWIVTAIFILSNATTPLYSLWQQSLGFTSGVLTVIFACYIIGLLLTLTVAGQLSDHYGRKALLLPCVSLAIVAAILFDQADSIGVLMLARFLTGVSVGLVVSGGMANVVEHAQPHRKHFASLMASVAMVAGAGTGPLLAGVVAQYFPSPIHTVFRIEIAILCVALVALLMQKNQKLGVGSFKARFPTVPKENLGIVLLGIAFFGPGITSTSFILSLGPKMISTFLSVNSPLITGCMAFSMFLVAVGVQFAAKRLSSRIVFSFSGLATIFSMICVWFALEMGSAPWLIASALLAGAGQGLGQLGGLSLIADNVPAQRRAEANAVFNMGGYVPAGAIPVITGYLIDFWGLNVGITSLALIIASLASFALVQLRRGNLGPPTQLNDPTYAVADS from the coding sequence GTGAGCAGTAACTACTCCAAACAGGGATCACTTGCTGTATATCGGACAGCATGGATCGTAACCGCTATTTTTATACTTTCGAATGCAACTACCCCACTCTACAGCTTGTGGCAGCAATCCTTGGGCTTCACTTCCGGCGTGCTAACGGTGATCTTTGCCTGCTACATTATCGGTCTTCTTCTAACCCTGACCGTCGCCGGACAGCTGTCCGATCACTATGGGCGCAAAGCCTTACTTCTGCCATGTGTAAGTCTTGCTATCGTTGCTGCGATTCTATTCGATCAAGCCGATAGCATCGGCGTATTGATGCTCGCGCGCTTCCTAACTGGCGTTTCGGTAGGCCTCGTTGTATCTGGCGGTATGGCAAATGTCGTTGAGCATGCTCAGCCACATCGCAAGCACTTTGCTTCGCTAATGGCATCTGTCGCAATGGTAGCTGGAGCAGGAACCGGGCCGCTATTGGCTGGGGTTGTGGCGCAATATTTCCCAAGCCCGATTCATACAGTCTTCCGAATTGAAATCGCGATTTTGTGCGTGGCGCTCGTGGCGTTACTTATGCAGAAGAACCAGAAGCTCGGGGTCGGTTCGTTCAAAGCACGTTTCCCCACCGTTCCTAAAGAAAATCTTGGCATCGTGCTGTTGGGAATAGCGTTCTTCGGCCCAGGCATAACATCGACTTCATTCATCCTGTCGCTCGGCCCCAAGATGATATCCACCTTTCTCAGCGTGAATAGTCCCCTCATTACGGGTTGTATGGCATTTTCAATGTTTCTGGTCGCCGTAGGCGTGCAGTTCGCGGCAAAGAGACTCAGTAGCCGTATCGTGTTTTCGTTTAGCGGACTTGCGACCATTTTCTCAATGATCTGCGTTTGGTTTGCATTGGAAATGGGCTCTGCTCCATGGCTGATCGCTTCCGCTCTACTGGCAGGTGCCGGTCAGGGCTTAGGCCAACTAGGTGGGCTGTCCCTGATTGCTGACAATGTACCCGCTCAGCGTAGAGCTGAAGCCAACGCAGTGTTTAACATGGGAGGTTATGTGCCCGCTGGTGCGATCCCGGTGATCACAGGCTATTTAATCGACTTCTGGGGGCTGAACGTCGGAATCACCTCGCTGGCTCTTATTATCGCTAGTCTCGCATCCTTTGCACTGGTACAGCTCCGCAGAGGCAATCTAGGCCCGCCCACGCAGCTTAACGACCCCACTTATGCAGTAGCAGATAGTTAA
- the tnpC gene encoding IS66 family transposase → MNSSPNLDQMSPDQLRALAAQLLSQVDTMGKKINRDQTVIEKLTHEIAQLKRLKFAKRSEQMNPEQASLLDDLIDTDIAATEAELQALQTVPATTEKKQKPKRTALPAEFPRTLIHHEPDNTRCQCGCALKRIGEDVSEKLDYTPGVFTVERHIRGKWVCDDCETLIQAPIPAQVIDKGIPTAGLLAHVMIVKFADHLPLYRQESIFGRAGLAIPRSTLAQWVGMTGVQLQPLVDALRDVVLGQQVIHADETPVQMLAPGSKKTHRSYVWAYSTSQFSDLSAVVYDFSPSRAGEHARNFLKDWKGKLVCDDFGGYKASFELGVTEIGCMAHARRKFFELHATNKSMLAEQALRYIQLLYEIESEVRDLEPDLRCRIRQEKAVPVMDMLHAWMIAQRDLVPEGSAISRALDYSLKRWAALSRYLDDGAVPIDNNWAENQIRPWALGRKNWLFAGSLRSGKRAAAIMSLIQSARLNGHDPYAYLKDVLTRLPTQRASEVADLLPNNWAIKSQD, encoded by the coding sequence ATGAATTCTTCGCCCAATCTCGACCAAATGTCCCCCGACCAACTGCGCGCTTTGGCAGCGCAACTGCTGTCACAGGTCGACACCATGGGTAAGAAGATCAACCGCGATCAAACGGTGATCGAGAAACTGACGCACGAGATTGCCCAACTTAAGCGTTTGAAGTTTGCCAAGCGTAGCGAGCAGATGAATCCTGAGCAGGCCAGCCTGCTAGATGACTTGATCGATACCGATATCGCGGCGACTGAAGCAGAGCTTCAGGCGTTGCAAACAGTGCCAGCGACGACCGAGAAAAAGCAAAAGCCCAAGCGCACTGCATTGCCGGCAGAGTTTCCACGCACATTGATCCATCACGAACCGGACAATACTCGCTGCCAATGCGGCTGCGCACTCAAGCGCATCGGCGAGGACGTCAGCGAGAAGTTGGACTACACGCCCGGCGTATTTACCGTCGAACGCCACATCCGTGGCAAATGGGTCTGTGATGACTGCGAAACACTGATCCAAGCACCGATTCCGGCGCAGGTCATTGATAAGGGCATCCCGACCGCTGGGCTGCTTGCCCACGTCATGATTGTCAAGTTTGCCGACCATCTTCCGCTTTACCGCCAGGAGTCGATTTTCGGTCGAGCGGGCTTGGCGATTCCACGTTCAACGTTGGCTCAATGGGTTGGCATGACTGGCGTGCAGTTACAGCCGCTGGTCGACGCGCTGCGCGACGTGGTGCTTGGGCAGCAAGTCATCCACGCCGATGAAACACCCGTGCAGATGCTCGCGCCGGGCTCGAAGAAAACCCACCGTTCCTATGTTTGGGCCTACTCCACCAGCCAGTTCTCGGACTTGTCAGCGGTGGTTTACGACTTCAGCCCCAGCAGGGCCGGTGAGCATGCTCGCAACTTCCTGAAAGACTGGAAGGGTAAGCTGGTCTGTGATGATTTTGGCGGCTACAAGGCCAGCTTTGAACTCGGCGTGACCGAGATCGGTTGCATGGCCCATGCACGGCGCAAGTTCTTCGAACTGCACGCGACCAACAAGAGCATGCTCGCCGAGCAGGCCCTGCGTTACATCCAATTGCTTTACGAAATCGAGAGCGAAGTCCGCGACCTGGAGCCGGATTTACGATGCCGAATACGACAAGAAAAAGCCGTGCCCGTGATGGACATGCTGCATGCCTGGATGATCGCCCAGCGTGATCTCGTGCCCGAAGGTTCGGCTATCAGCAGAGCACTCGATTACAGTCTGAAACGCTGGGCAGCGCTGTCGCGCTACCTCGACGACGGGGCCGTACCCATTGATAACAATTGGGCCGAGAACCAGATCCGACCATGGGCGCTTGGACGCAAGAATTGGCTCTTTGCAGGATCATTGCGCAGCGGAAAAAGGGCGGCAGCGATCATGAGTTTGATCCAGTCTGCGCGACTCAATGGGCATGATCCGTATGCTTATTTGAAGGACGTGCTCACGCGCCTGCCGACGCAGCGGGCTAGTGAAGTTGCTGACCTGTTGCCGAATAATTGGGCAATCAAATCACAGGATTAA
- the tnpB gene encoding IS66 family insertion sequence element accessory protein TnpB (TnpB, as the term is used for proteins encoded by IS66 family insertion elements, is considered an accessory protein, since TnpC, encoded by a neighboring gene, is a DDE family transposase.): MIRIDFIWLATEPMDMRAGTETALARVIAVFGEAKPHCAYLFANRRATRMKVLVHDGFGIWLAARRLNQGRFHWPSIRHGSEMQLDTEQLQALVLGLPWQRAGSGGVITLL, from the coding sequence ATGATCCGCATTGACTTCATCTGGCTCGCTACTGAGCCGATGGACATGCGAGCGGGCACCGAAACCGCGTTAGCCCGGGTGATCGCGGTGTTCGGTGAGGCGAAGCCGCACTGTGCTTATCTATTTGCCAACCGCCGCGCCACTCGCATGAAAGTTCTGGTGCATGACGGCTTCGGTATCTGGCTGGCTGCACGTCGGTTGAACCAAGGTAGGTTCCACTGGCCAAGCATTCGTCATGGCTCTGAAATGCAGTTGGACACCGAGCAACTCCAAGCCTTGGTATTAGGCCTGCCATGGCAACGTGCGGGTTCCGGCGGCGTGATCACACTGCTTTAA
- a CDS encoding LysR substrate-binding domain-containing protein — protein MRRKIPSNTALMAFEAAARHGSFARAADELSVTEGAISRQIGRLEAFLGVTLFERIGNRVRLLPNGERYAAQVRESLDRLNRDSQYLMGQPSDGASLDIATVPTFAMRWLIPRLPQFRQKHPNISVHLAERTEPFVLAGSGVDAAIHFEHPAWTGMRTHPLLNEVLVPVCHPELLKDVKAATALDILPRLHRRQNPDAWQCYAQETGITLTNPAIGARYDLHAMLIEAALAGLGVALVPRFYIETELAQGRLAAPWPDGKTISKTFSLILPEPIGLSREPIRAFAQWILDESKKATVVEL, from the coding sequence ATGCGCCGAAAGATCCCCAGCAACACTGCACTGATGGCATTCGAGGCTGCCGCCCGTCATGGCAGCTTCGCGCGCGCGGCGGACGAACTATCTGTCACCGAAGGGGCCATCAGTCGTCAGATTGGCCGACTGGAAGCATTCCTCGGTGTCACGCTGTTCGAGCGAATCGGAAATCGCGTCCGACTCCTGCCTAACGGGGAGCGCTACGCAGCCCAGGTTCGGGAGTCGCTTGATCGGTTGAATCGGGATAGCCAATACCTGATGGGACAGCCGAGCGATGGCGCGAGTCTCGACATCGCCACCGTCCCGACTTTCGCAATGCGGTGGCTCATTCCACGTTTGCCACAATTTCGGCAGAAGCATCCGAACATCTCAGTGCACCTTGCCGAGCGTACGGAACCCTTCGTCCTCGCCGGAAGCGGGGTCGATGCTGCAATCCATTTTGAGCATCCGGCATGGACAGGAATGCGGACGCACCCTCTATTGAATGAGGTGCTGGTTCCGGTTTGCCATCCCGAGCTTCTGAAGGACGTCAAAGCGGCAACTGCACTGGACATCCTGCCGCGTCTGCATAGACGACAGAACCCTGATGCGTGGCAATGCTACGCCCAGGAGACTGGAATCACACTGACCAATCCTGCAATTGGTGCGCGCTACGATCTTCATGCAATGTTGATCGAGGCTGCTTTGGCCGGCCTTGGCGTTGCTTTGGTACCGCGTTTCTACATTGAAACTGAACTTGCGCAAGGTCGATTGGCCGCTCCGTGGCCAGATGGGAAAACAATCTCCAAAACCTTCAGTCTCATCCTCCCCGAGCCTATTGGACTGAGCAGAGAGCCAATACGAGCGTTTGCTCAATGGATACTGGATGAATCGAAGAAAGCAACAGTAGTTGAGCTGTAG
- a CDS encoding sugar ABC transporter, whose protein sequence is MIYTVECTFADPASEAEWNHFYSLEKLPALISVSGFHTSQRFKAVSAGCPIYLAVHSIDNLDVLQGDEYRQKGGGNFARWQQHITDWHRNLYSGLDRAPAIGADEYLVVSATGPDPLIRMGLTPYQIQAVALEKFPEHRWLAKLDRPIESGVEYLPEDVHLYVPMTEQLTSSGDATSEVSR, encoded by the coding sequence ATGATCTATACAGTCGAATGCACCTTCGCCGATCCAGCCAGCGAAGCAGAGTGGAATCATTTTTACAGCTTGGAAAAACTGCCCGCGCTCATTTCAGTGAGCGGATTCCATACATCGCAGCGTTTCAAAGCAGTGAGCGCCGGTTGCCCTATTTACCTTGCCGTTCATTCGATCGACAATCTAGACGTTCTTCAGGGAGATGAATATCGTCAGAAAGGCGGTGGAAACTTCGCGCGCTGGCAACAGCACATCACCGATTGGCATCGCAATCTTTATAGTGGTCTTGACCGTGCTCCTGCCATCGGTGCAGACGAGTATCTGGTTGTGAGCGCAACCGGCCCCGATCCGCTCATCAGGATGGGCCTCACGCCTTATCAGATTCAAGCAGTAGCATTGGAGAAGTTTCCGGAGCATCGATGGCTGGCGAAGCTCGATCGTCCCATCGAATCCGGCGTGGAATATTTGCCGGAGGACGTCCACCTCTATGTGCCGATGACAGAGCAATTGACGAGCAGCGGTGACGCCACATCCGAAGTATCACGGTAG
- a CDS encoding VOC family protein, which translates to MEIDHIFICVNDDGRGADALKALGLAEGTPNVHPGQGTANRRFFFRNSFIELLHLTDELEAQSQLTAPTQLFDRLKCADGVTAPFGICFRPSTVGEKPIFPVWEYRPVYLPVALKVDVGHAPISEPMWFFLSFAKRPDEAPIERAQPFEHPNGFRDITSVRVTTPNSQAFSTPANCANQLKGFEIVHGHEHLVVLEIDHGASGQTHDFRPGLPMIMNW; encoded by the coding sequence ATGGAAATAGATCACATTTTTATTTGTGTGAATGATGACGGTCGAGGCGCTGATGCTCTGAAAGCCCTCGGGCTTGCTGAAGGGACGCCAAACGTACATCCAGGCCAAGGCACTGCCAATAGAAGGTTCTTCTTCCGAAACTCTTTCATTGAGCTTTTACATCTCACCGATGAGTTAGAAGCTCAAAGTCAGTTAACAGCGCCAACCCAACTCTTTGACCGCCTCAAGTGCGCAGATGGAGTCACCGCGCCCTTTGGAATTTGCTTCAGACCATCCACCGTAGGCGAGAAGCCAATATTTCCGGTCTGGGAGTATCGACCTGTTTACTTACCAGTTGCCCTGAAAGTCGACGTGGGACATGCGCCTATATCCGAACCGATGTGGTTTTTTCTTTCGTTTGCCAAGAGACCAGATGAGGCTCCAATTGAGCGAGCGCAGCCGTTTGAACATCCCAACGGCTTTCGCGACATTACATCTGTGCGAGTTACCACTCCCAACAGCCAAGCTTTTTCTACCCCTGCCAACTGCGCAAACCAGCTGAAAGGATTTGAAATTGTTCATGGTCATGAGCATCTGGTCGTATTGGAAATCGATCATGGCGCAAGCGGCCAGACACACGATTTCCGTCCTGGGTTGCCGATGATTATGAACTGGTGA
- a CDS encoding bifunctional 2-methylcitrate dehydratase/aconitate hydratase: MANQKFDQLMQELVDHVYSNEPSSEQSLELARYALLDSIGCALAALDNEPCKQLLSTMKFTLGASNGARVPGAGEELGPIEAAFQIGTLIRWLEFNDTWLAQEWGHPSDNLGAILAVADWVSRNNRIAGREPVSMRTVLDVMVKVYEVHGVLCLENCFNKLGIDHVIFVKVASSIAASVLLGLSREQALNALSNAFIDGHSLRTYRHAPNAGTRKSWAAGDATARGVQLALFSQAGEMGYPSALSTPRWGFNDAVFQGKEMQLGRPLEEYVIENILFKVPNPAEYHAQTAVEGAIKLHAFMHEKGLVIDDISEIFIETQKPAMQIINKVGVLGNPADRDHCLQYMVAVAALNGDLTIEDFDGPIAFDPRVDQLRDKIRCEEKPEYTANYYAPDKRSIGNTLTVRFKTQVEPFVAAIEYPVGHRVRRSECLPLLVQKFTANASVRYGSERSKNIEKLITSSSDLEGLAADDFMQLLA; this comes from the coding sequence TTGGCAAATCAAAAGTTTGATCAGTTGATGCAAGAACTCGTTGACCATGTGTATTCGAACGAGCCCAGCAGTGAACAATCACTAGAGCTAGCGCGCTATGCGTTGCTGGATTCGATCGGGTGCGCACTGGCGGCATTGGATAATGAGCCTTGCAAACAACTACTTAGCACTATGAAATTTACGCTAGGTGCTTCTAATGGGGCTCGAGTACCTGGAGCGGGTGAGGAGCTTGGGCCGATTGAGGCTGCATTCCAAATTGGCACGTTGATTCGATGGCTGGAGTTCAATGACACTTGGCTTGCTCAGGAGTGGGGCCATCCGTCTGACAATCTAGGGGCAATTCTCGCCGTCGCAGATTGGGTTTCCCGCAACAACAGAATAGCGGGACGAGAGCCCGTGTCTATGCGCACGGTTCTGGATGTCATGGTGAAGGTTTATGAAGTCCATGGGGTACTGTGCTTAGAAAACTGTTTCAATAAGCTCGGTATCGACCACGTAATATTCGTCAAAGTCGCCTCAAGCATTGCTGCTAGCGTTCTTTTGGGGCTAAGCAGAGAGCAGGCGTTAAACGCATTATCCAATGCATTTATCGACGGTCATTCCTTACGAACCTACCGCCACGCGCCAAATGCTGGCACGCGTAAGTCCTGGGCTGCCGGGGATGCGACCGCGAGAGGGGTTCAGCTCGCACTGTTCAGCCAAGCTGGCGAAATGGGCTACCCGAGTGCGCTCTCCACTCCACGCTGGGGCTTCAATGATGCCGTGTTCCAAGGCAAAGAGATGCAGCTGGGCCGCCCACTTGAAGAGTATGTCATTGAGAACATCCTCTTCAAGGTTCCCAATCCTGCCGAATACCATGCGCAGACCGCTGTGGAGGGGGCAATCAAACTTCATGCGTTCATGCATGAAAAAGGTCTCGTTATCGACGATATCAGTGAAATTTTCATTGAAACTCAAAAACCCGCGATGCAGATCATCAACAAGGTTGGAGTTTTGGGTAACCCGGCTGATCGTGATCACTGCTTGCAGTACATGGTCGCGGTCGCTGCGCTAAACGGCGATCTAACCATCGAAGACTTCGATGGGCCAATTGCGTTTGACCCGAGGGTTGATCAGCTTCGCGACAAGATTCGATGTGAAGAAAAGCCGGAATACACTGCAAATTACTATGCGCCCGACAAGCGTTCAATCGGCAATACCCTCACCGTTCGCTTCAAGACTCAGGTCGAACCATTTGTGGCAGCAATAGAATACCCGGTCGGACATCGCGTTCGTAGGTCTGAGTGTCTACCCTTGCTGGTGCAAAAGTTTACTGCCAATGCAAGTGTTCGTTACGGTTCGGAGCGCTCGAAAAATATCGAGAAATTGATCACAAGTTCTAGTGATCTTGAAGGACTTGCAGCTGACGATTTTATGCAACTACTGGCGTAA